In Pyrus communis chromosome 1, drPyrComm1.1, whole genome shotgun sequence, the following are encoded in one genomic region:
- the LOC137744346 gene encoding protein LURP-one-related 6-like: protein MGAKDNMIMPIISKMYCSSSQAVLVVRRRPQMINGGGFVVTDCSQKVSFKVDGCGILGKKDEMILRDSDGEALLLIRRKGAMVEALSIYRKWRGYSLDYDGSQDQMVFCLKEPNSCLARTQAIRISTKATKNKDWDFEIKGYFPDKDCSIVDSKGNTMAKIGVKKELMASKDLYHVVVTPGMDQAFIIGVITILDYIYGESTRC from the exons ATGGGGGCAAAAGACAATATGATCATGCCTATAATTAGCAAGATGTACTGTTCGTCTTCTCAGGCTGTGCTTGTCGTAAGGAGGAGGCCACAAATGATAAACGGAGGTGGTTTTGTGGTTACGGATTGTAGTCAGAAGGTTTCTTTCAAGGTTGATGGATGTGGAATTCTGGGGAAAAAGGATGAGATGATTCTGAGGGACAGTGATGGAGAAGCCTTGCTTCTTATTCGTCGAAag GGTGCAATGGTCGAGGCCCTCAGCATTTATCGGAAATGGAGGGGGTATAGTTTAGACTATGACGGATCACAGGATCAGATGGTTTTCTGTTTAAAAGAGCCAAACTCGTGTTTGGCAAGGACTCAAGCAATTAGAATCTCAACGAAAGCCACAAAAAACAAAGACTGGGACTTTGAGATCAAGGGCTATTTTCCTGATAAGGATTGTAGTATTGTTGACTCTAAGGGTAACACAATGGCAAAG ATCGGGGTGAAGAAGGAATTGATGGCGAGCAAGGATCTCTACCATGTTGTGGTGACACCAGGCATGGATCAAGCTTTCATCATTGGAGTCATTACGATTCTTGACTACATCTACGGTGAATCCACCAGGTGCTAA